A region from the Cannabis sativa cultivar Pink pepper isolate KNU-18-1 chromosome 9, ASM2916894v1, whole genome shotgun sequence genome encodes:
- the LOC115723172 gene encoding protein ENHANCED DISEASE RESISTANCE 2-like isoform X1 has protein sequence MAGTGSKEEIRWIESVKSGGAVPFLDPEKCTNGWATPPGDKFMVRGPEYFKTKVKIPAGEYLLKPLGFDWIKSPSKIGDVLNNPNSRVRRIIEDEFSTGVKPFIWAFNLQVPSKDNYSAVAYFASTDPIPEGSLMDQFLKGDDGFRNSRLKLIANIVKGPWIVRKAVGEQAICIIGRALTCKYCVTDNFIEVDLDIGSSMVASAIVHLAFGYITTLTVDIAFLIESQIESELPERLLGAVRFSELNPASARSLEPSSDTISGTMPSSLPTRLWKSIGQGFSHILHQGVQESGSSSGSTHTNGTVTHEDASEHTNK, from the coding sequence ATGGCTGGTACTGGTTCCAAAGAGGAGATTAGATGGATAGAAAGTGTGAAGTCAGGTGGAGCTGTTCCATTTCTTGATCCAGAAAAATGTACTAATGGTTGGGCCACTCCACCTGGGGACAAGTTCATGGTTAGAGGTCCAGAGTACTTTAAAACCAAGGTTAAAATTCCTGCTGGCGAATATCTTCTAAAGCCTCTTGGATTTGATTGGATCAAAAGTCCTTCAAAGATTGGAGATGTCTTAAACAATCCAAACAGCCGTGTCAGAAGGATCATAGAAGATGAGTTTTCAACAGGTGTCAAGCCTTTCATTTGGGCTTTCAATTTACAAGTCCCAAGCAAGGATAATTATAGTGCGGTAGCTTACTTTGCAAGCACAGATCCTATTCCTGAAGGTTCTTTGATGGACCAGTTCTTGAAAGGTGATGATGGATTTAGGAATTCTAGGCTAAAATTAATTGCCAACATTGTCAAGGGCCCTTGGATTGTTAGGAAAGCAGTTGGGGAGCAAGCTATTTGCATAATTGGGCGTGCCCTCACCTGTAAGTATTGTGTGACAGATAATTTTATAGAAGTAGACTTGGATATTGGATCTTCCATGGTTGCAAGTGCAATAGTTCATCTGGCATTTGGTTACATAACAACATTAACTGTTGACATTGCATTCCTCATTGAGAGCCAAATTGAATCCGAGCTTCCAGAGCGACTGTTGGGTGCTGTAAGATTCTCTGAGTTGAATCCTGCTTCAGCTAGGTCACTTGAACCATCCTCTGATACAATTAGTGGTACTATGCCGTCATCTCTGCCTACTCGACTATGGAAGTCAATTGGGCAGGGTTTTTCTCACATTCTTCATCAAGGTGTCCAAGAAAGTGGCTCTTCCTCTGGGTCAACTCACACTAATGGGACTGTCACTCATGAAGATGCTAGTGAACACACTAATAAATG
- the LOC115723226 gene encoding RHOMBOID-like protein 13 encodes MGRPLIYEILEKPATSCIIGLCSAIWFYIQKKNIGYSHVGLSYENAIEGHHWRIITSAFSHISILHLVFNMSALWSLGVVEKLGPLGLGVEYYLHYTLVLVVLSGILVLGMYHVLIQRFKIEYFRRVTAVGYSCVVFGWMTILSVRQPSSKLDLFGFLSLPISFAPFESLIFTSIIVPQASFLGHLSGIIVGYAIAWGLIHGMNNFWAISMLGWILLVFVFSLKRSGAYDFNFLEIESVNDPSLPTVRFLSTGNGRTLQMSALPISGPEIV; translated from the coding sequence ATGGGAAGGCCTTTGATTTATGAGATTTTGGAAAAGCCAGCTACAAGCTGTATCATAGGACTATGCAGTGCAATCTGGTTCTACATTCAGAAGAAAAACATTGGGTATTCCCATGTGGGCTTGAGTTATGAAAACGCCATTGAAGGGCACCATTGGAGGATTATAACTTCGGCCTTTTCGCATATAAGCATTCTTCATCTTGTGTTTAATATGAGTGCACTTTGGAGTCTTGGTGTGGTTGAGAAGTTGGGGCCTTTGGGACTTGGAGTTGAATATTATCTTCATTACACACTTGTCCTGGTTGTTCTATCTGGCATTCTAGTTTTGGGGATGTACCATGTCCTAATTCAAAGATTCAAGATTGAGTACTTTAGAAGAGTAACAGCTGTTGGATATTCTTGTGTTGTTTTTGGGTGGATGACAATTCTCTCTGTAAGACAGCCATCATCGAAATTGGATCTTTTTGGGTTTCTTTCACTCCCTATCAGTTTTGCACCATTTGAATCACTTATTTTTACTTCTATTATTGTTCCACAAGCAAGTTTTCTAGGACATTTGTCAGGAATCATTGTCGGGTATGCCATTGCGTGGGGTTTGATTCACGGGATGAATAACTTTTGGGCAATTTCCATGTTGGGATGGATTTTGCTTGTTTTTGTCTTCAGTTTGAAGCGCTCTGGTGCTTATGATTTCAATTTTCTTGAGATTGAATCCGTCAACGATCCTTCTTTGCCTACTGTTCGGTTTCTTTCAACTGGAAATGGTAGAACACTGCAGATGAGTGCATTGCCAATTTCTGGCCCTGAGATTGTGTAG